Proteins from a genomic interval of Sphingomonas sp. Y38-1Y:
- the clpB gene encoding ATP-dependent chaperone ClpB → MNLEKFTDRAKGFLQSAQTVAIRNSHQRIAPEHLLKALLEDEQGMASGLIGAAGGDAKRALAETDAALAKIASVSGSGAQSTPGLDNDLVRVLDQAEQVAQKAGDSFVTVERLLLALVLSSTTAAGRALAGAGVKAEALNAAINQLRGGRTADTAGAEDRYDALKKFARDLTQAARDGKLDPVIGRDEEIRRTVQILARRTKNNPVLIGEPGVGKTAIAEGLALRIANGDVPDTLKNRTLMALDMGSLIAGAKYRGEFEERLKGVLDEVKAGEGDIVLFIDEMHTLIGAGKSDGAMDASNLLKPALARGELHCIGATTLDEYRKYVEKDPALQRRFQPVFVGEPTVEDTISILRGLKEKYELHHGVRITDGAIVAASTLSNRYITDRFLPDKAIDLMDEAASRLRMEVESKPEEIENLDRRIIQLKIEAEALRKESDAGSRDRLERLTGELSGLEAQSAELTERWQAEKVKLQSATSLKGELDAARTALDQAQREGDLARMAELSYGTIPALEKRMAEAEQATESAMLREEVTADDIASVVSRWTGIPVDRMLEGEREKLLQMEAQLGRRVIGQADAVRAVATAVRRSRAGLQDPNRPLGSFLFLGPTGVGKTELTKALAEFLFDDPNAMVRIDMSEFMEKHAVARLIGAPPGYVGYEEGGVLTEAVRRRPYQVVLFDEVEKAHGDVFNVLLQLLDDGRLTDGQGRTVDFSNTIVILTSNLGSQYLTALGDGDRVESVEPQVMEVVRSHFRPEFLNRLDEIILFHRLGAEHMAPIVDIQVARVAKLLADRKIGIHLTDAARAWLGRVGYDPVYGARPLKRAVQRYLQDPLADLILRGDVRDGSNVEVDEGDGALALTVG, encoded by the coding sequence ATGAACCTCGAGAAATTCACCGATCGCGCGAAGGGCTTCCTCCAGTCCGCACAGACCGTCGCGATCCGCAACAGCCACCAGCGCATCGCGCCCGAACATCTGCTCAAGGCCTTGCTCGAGGACGAGCAGGGCATGGCCTCGGGCCTGATCGGCGCAGCGGGCGGCGATGCCAAGCGCGCGCTGGCCGAAACCGATGCCGCGCTTGCCAAGATCGCCAGCGTTAGTGGGTCGGGCGCGCAGTCGACGCCCGGCCTCGACAACGATCTCGTCCGCGTCCTCGACCAAGCCGAGCAGGTCGCGCAAAAGGCCGGTGACAGCTTCGTCACCGTCGAGCGGCTGCTGCTCGCGCTCGTCCTGTCGTCGACGACCGCGGCTGGCCGTGCGCTGGCGGGGGCGGGGGTGAAGGCTGAGGCGCTCAATGCTGCGATCAACCAGCTTCGCGGGGGGCGCACCGCCGATACCGCGGGCGCCGAGGACCGCTATGACGCGCTCAAGAAGTTCGCGCGCGACCTCACCCAGGCGGCCAGGGACGGCAAGCTCGATCCCGTGATCGGCCGGGACGAGGAAATCCGCCGCACCGTCCAGATCCTGGCGCGCCGCACCAAGAACAACCCCGTCCTCATCGGGGAACCCGGCGTCGGCAAGACCGCGATCGCCGAGGGGCTGGCGCTTCGCATCGCCAATGGCGACGTGCCCGACACGCTCAAGAACCGCACGCTGATGGCGCTCGACATGGGATCGCTGATCGCGGGCGCGAAATATCGCGGCGAGTTCGAGGAGCGGCTGAAAGGCGTGCTCGACGAGGTGAAGGCGGGCGAGGGCGACATCGTCCTGTTCATCGACGAGATGCACACGCTGATCGGCGCAGGAAAGAGCGACGGCGCAATGGACGCGTCGAACCTGCTCAAGCCGGCACTGGCACGCGGCGAGCTCCACTGCATCGGCGCGACGACGCTCGACGAGTACCGCAAGTACGTCGAAAAGGACCCCGCGCTCCAGCGGCGGTTCCAGCCCGTCTTCGTCGGCGAGCCGACGGTCGAGGACACGATCTCGATCCTGCGCGGCCTGAAGGAGAAGTACGAACTCCACCACGGCGTCAGGATCACCGACGGCGCGATCGTCGCCGCCTCGACGCTCTCCAACCGCTACATCACCGACCGCTTCCTGCCCGACAAGGCGATCGACCTGATGGACGAGGCGGCAAGCCGCCTGCGGATGGAGGTCGAGTCCAAGCCCGAGGAGATCGAGAACCTCGACCGCCGCATCATCCAGCTCAAGATCGAGGCGGAGGCGCTGCGCAAGGAAAGCGACGCGGGCTCGCGCGACCGGCTGGAGCGGTTGACGGGCGAGCTGTCGGGGCTGGAGGCGCAGTCGGCCGAGCTGACCGAGCGCTGGCAGGCCGAAAAGGTGAAGCTCCAGTCGGCGACGTCGCTGAAGGGCGAGCTCGACGCCGCGCGCACCGCGCTCGACCAGGCGCAGCGCGAGGGGGACCTCGCCAGGATGGCCGAGCTTTCGTACGGCACCATCCCCGCGCTCGAGAAGCGCATGGCGGAGGCCGAGCAGGCGACCGAGAGCGCGATGCTGCGCGAGGAGGTCACCGCCGATGACATCGCCTCGGTGGTCAGCCGCTGGACGGGCATTCCCGTCGACCGGATGCTGGAAGGCGAGCGCGAGAAGCTGCTCCAAATGGAGGCGCAGCTCGGCCGCCGCGTGATCGGCCAGGCCGATGCCGTGCGCGCGGTCGCGACGGCGGTGCGGCGCTCGCGCGCCGGCTTGCAGGACCCGAACCGGCCGCTCGGTTCGTTCCTGTTCCTGGGGCCGACGGGCGTGGGCAAGACCGAGCTGACCAAGGCGTTGGCCGAGTTCCTGTTCGACGATCCCAACGCGATGGTCCGCATCGACATGAGCGAGTTCATGGAGAAGCACGCGGTCGCGCGGCTGATCGGCGCGCCGCCGGGCTATGTCGGATACGAGGAGGGCGGCGTGCTGACCGAGGCGGTGCGGCGCCGCCCCTATCAGGTGGTGCTGTTCGACGAGGTCGAGAAGGCCCATGGCGACGTGTTCAACGTGCTGCTCCAGCTGCTCGACGACGGGCGGCTGACCGACGGACAGGGGCGCACGGTCGATTTCTCGAACACGATCGTCATCCTGACCTCGAACCTGGGCAGCCAGTATCTGACCGCGCTGGGCGACGGCGACCGGGTCGAAAGCGTCGAGCCGCAGGTGATGGAAGTGGTGCGCAGCCACTTCCGGCCCGAGTTCCTCAACCGGCTGGACGAAATCATCCTGTTCCACCGGCTGGGCGCGGAGCACATGGCGCCGATCGTCGACATCCAGGTGGCGCGCGTCGCCAAGCTGCTGGCGGATCGCAAGATCGGCATCCACCTCACCGATGCGGCACGGGCGTGGCTGGGGCGGGTCGGCTACGACCCCGTCTATGGCGCGCGGCCGCTGAAGCGCGCGGTGCAGCGCTACCTTCAGGATCCGCTTGCCGACCTGATCCTCCGCGGCGACGTCCGCGACGGCTCAAACGTCGAGGTGGACGAGGGCGACGGCGCGCTGGCGCTGACGGTGGGGTAA
- a CDS encoding NupC/NupG family nucleoside CNT transporter, translating into MTRFLIGLAGIAVILGLAVALSTNRRAIRLRVVGSAFALQAGIAFLVLYVPAGQAAIRALATGVSALLGYAKAGTDFIFGPLATPEMGGQSFAISALPVIIFFASLVSVLYHLRIMQFVIRWVGGGIEKLIGVSKVESLCAAANIFVGQSESPLVIRPYLASLTPSQLFAVMSVGMAGVAGTILAAYASFLGPASLPYLLAASFMAAPGGILMAKIIMPDVAPEPTLQAEGVEEAAVLAVAEPDPEDERAANIIMAAAMGAQTGVKIAVAVGAMVLAFVALVAMANGLLGVVGGWFGYPALSFQLLIGAVFQPIMYLLNIPWHEAGLAGGLFGTKLVLNEFVAFIELGQLRQAMSMRTQAIVTFALCGFANFSSIAIQMAATGSLAPNQRPMIARLGVRALLAGSLANLMSAALAGLILP; encoded by the coding sequence TTGACCCGTTTCCTCATCGGCCTGGCCGGCATCGCCGTCATCCTGGGCCTCGCCGTCGCCCTCTCGACCAATCGCCGCGCGATCCGGCTGCGCGTCGTCGGCTCGGCCTTCGCGCTCCAGGCGGGAATCGCGTTCCTGGTCCTCTATGTGCCCGCAGGCCAGGCAGCGATCCGTGCGCTGGCGACCGGCGTGTCGGCGCTGCTCGGCTATGCCAAGGCGGGCACCGACTTCATCTTCGGCCCGCTGGCGACGCCGGAAATGGGCGGACAGAGCTTCGCGATCTCCGCGCTGCCCGTCATCATCTTCTTCGCCAGCCTCGTCTCGGTGCTCTACCACCTGCGCATCATGCAGTTCGTGATCCGCTGGGTCGGCGGCGGGATCGAGAAGCTGATCGGCGTCAGCAAGGTCGAGTCGCTCTGCGCGGCGGCGAACATATTCGTCGGCCAGTCCGAATCGCCGCTCGTCATCCGTCCCTATCTCGCGAGCCTCACCCCCAGCCAGTTGTTCGCGGTGATGTCGGTCGGCATGGCGGGCGTCGCGGGCACGATCCTGGCGGCCTATGCCTCGTTCCTCGGCCCGGCGTCGCTCCCCTATCTGCTCGCGGCCAGCTTCATGGCGGCGCCCGGCGGCATTCTGATGGCCAAGATCATCATGCCCGACGTCGCGCCCGAACCCACGCTCCAGGCCGAGGGCGTCGAGGAAGCCGCGGTGCTTGCCGTCGCCGAACCCGATCCGGAGGACGAGCGCGCTGCGAACATCATCATGGCCGCCGCGATGGGCGCGCAGACCGGCGTCAAGATCGCGGTCGCGGTCGGCGCGATGGTGCTCGCCTTCGTTGCGCTCGTGGCGATGGCCAACGGGCTGCTGGGCGTTGTCGGCGGCTGGTTCGGCTATCCGGCGCTCAGCTTCCAGCTGCTGATCGGCGCGGTGTTCCAGCCGATCATGTATCTCCTCAACATCCCCTGGCACGAAGCGGGGCTGGCGGGCGGCCTGTTCGGGACCAAGCTCGTCCTCAACGAATTCGTCGCCTTCATCGAACTTGGCCAGCTTCGTCAGGCGATGAGCATGCGGACGCAGGCGATCGTCACCTTTGCGCTGTGCGGCTTCGCCAATTTCAGTTCGATCGCGATCCAGATGGCCGCGACCGGCAGCCTCGCCCCCAACCAGCGGCCAATGATCGCCCGGCTGGGCGTGCGTGCGCTGCTGGCGGGGAGCCTGGCCAACCTGATGTCGGCGGCGCTGGCGGGGCTGATCCTGCCGTGA
- a CDS encoding amidohydrolase family protein, translated as MRTIAAMLIAMLLATPAEAQRREPVIDMHIHAYGADNMDGASYVCAPFPAFLPMDPGKGGDGLPGYMKRMFEDPACPNRIAPAKDDADLRARTIAELRRNNVYAIAGGTVANVDRWIADDPVRLMPAISASGPDRLPPPDVLRKRHAEGKLKALMELTFQYRGIAPDDPRMEPYWSLAEALDIPVGIHMGPGPPGTTYFATPGYRAALSDPLLIEPVLVRHPKLRVFIVHAGFPMKDRTMALMAAHPQVYAEFGVLTALYRDSDIWPYLKAFVDAGFEDRILYGSDQMIWPQMIGISIDRIRKTTALTAAQKRKFLYDNAARFLRIDPAGTGVLGQSRWGAPSGK; from the coding sequence ATGCGAACGATCGCGGCGATGCTCATCGCCATGTTGCTTGCCACGCCAGCGGAGGCGCAGCGGCGCGAGCCCGTCATCGACATGCACATCCACGCCTATGGCGCGGACAACATGGACGGGGCGTCCTATGTCTGTGCGCCGTTCCCAGCGTTCCTGCCGATGGATCCGGGCAAGGGCGGCGACGGCCTTCCCGGATACATGAAGCGGATGTTCGAGGACCCGGCCTGTCCCAACCGGATCGCGCCAGCCAAGGACGATGCGGACCTGCGGGCGCGCACGATCGCCGAGCTTCGCCGCAACAACGTCTATGCGATCGCGGGCGGCACCGTCGCCAATGTCGATCGCTGGATCGCCGACGATCCGGTTCGCCTGATGCCTGCGATCAGCGCCAGCGGCCCGGACCGGCTGCCTCCGCCCGACGTTCTTCGCAAGCGGCATGCCGAGGGCAAGCTCAAGGCGCTGATGGAGCTCACTTTCCAGTATCGCGGCATCGCGCCCGACGATCCGCGGATGGAGCCATATTGGTCGCTCGCCGAGGCGCTCGACATCCCGGTCGGCATCCACATGGGGCCAGGGCCGCCGGGGACGACCTATTTCGCGACCCCCGGCTATCGCGCGGCGCTCAGCGACCCGTTGTTGATCGAGCCGGTGCTGGTGCGCCACCCGAAGCTGCGCGTCTTCATCGTCCATGCGGGTTTTCCGATGAAGGACCGCACGATGGCGCTGATGGCCGCGCATCCGCAGGTCTATGCCGAATTCGGCGTCCTCACCGCGCTTTATCGCGACAGCGACATCTGGCCCTACCTCAAGGCGTTCGTCGATGCCGGGTTCGAGGATCGCATCCTTTATGGCAGCGACCAGATGATTTGGCCGCAGATGATCGGCATCTCGATCGACCGCATCCGCAAGACGACGGCCCTGACCGCCGCGCAGAAGCGCAAGTTCCTCTACGACAATGCCGCCCGCTTCCTGCGCATCGACCCGGCGGGAACGGGCGTGCTCGGTCAATCGCGATGGGGCGCGCCGAGCGGGAAGTAG
- a CDS encoding glutathione S-transferase family protein, producing MIALYGHPFAAFAWKALIALHERGVPFEFRQVDQPEHGARIAELSPTGQFPVIVDGDRTVVGSNAVIDYLDGIGDMPPLIPADRLAAIEARELADLFDDYIAVPMQRIVADALLPDAERSPSEVARQRERLRRAYAWFERRLAGRDWATGERFTIADVAAAPALFYADWAEPLGDSLPVLTAYRARLLARPSIARVVDDARPFRRYFPLGAPHRD from the coding sequence ATGATCGCGCTCTATGGCCACCCCTTCGCCGCCTTTGCCTGGAAGGCACTGATCGCGCTGCACGAGCGCGGCGTGCCGTTCGAGTTCCGGCAGGTCGACCAGCCGGAGCACGGCGCGCGCATTGCCGAGCTGTCGCCGACGGGGCAATTCCCCGTGATCGTCGATGGCGACCGCACGGTCGTCGGCAGCAACGCGGTGATCGACTATCTCGACGGCATCGGCGACATGCCCCCGCTGATCCCCGCCGATCGCCTCGCCGCGATCGAGGCGCGCGAGCTGGCCGATTTGTTCGACGATTATATCGCGGTGCCGATGCAGCGGATCGTCGCCGACGCGCTGCTGCCCGACGCCGAGCGCAGCCCGAGCGAGGTCGCACGCCAGCGCGAGCGGCTGCGCCGCGCCTATGCCTGGTTCGAGCGGCGGCTGGCGGGGCGCGACTGGGCGACAGGCGAGCGCTTCACGATCGCCGACGTCGCCGCCGCCCCGGCGCTGTTCTACGCCGACTGGGCCGAACCGCTGGGCGACTCGCTTCCGGTCCTCACCGCCTATCGCGCACGCCTGCTCGCCCGCCCCTCGATCGCGCGAGTGGTCGACGACGCCCGGCCGTTCCGCCGCTACTTCCCGCTCGGCGCGCCCCATCGCGATTGA
- a CDS encoding queuosine precursor transporter, with protein sequence MDSRPTISRSLFALAIFYGGMVCIAGVLGNKQVALGPLAVEAGIFAFLLLVVVSSAVAELHGRAIANRLVIVGFVPLLMSMLLSWIVVQLPPAGSMEPERVEAFTLLMSSTWRIWAGGIAAYGLSQILNVTLFDVLKRGEGRLLWLRAGVASVLSQVLDTLIFVTVAFYGVFPIGQLLVGQMLAKVVLSIVLVPPLIYLFVGLGRRLDAKDLAA encoded by the coding sequence ATGGACTCTAGGCCGACGATTTCCCGTTCGCTGTTCGCGCTCGCCATCTTCTATGGCGGAATGGTGTGCATTGCCGGCGTGCTCGGCAACAAACAGGTGGCGCTGGGGCCGCTGGCGGTGGAGGCGGGGATCTTCGCGTTCCTGCTGCTGGTCGTCGTCTCCTCGGCGGTCGCGGAGCTGCATGGGCGGGCGATCGCCAACCGGCTGGTGATCGTCGGCTTCGTGCCCTTGCTCATGTCGATGCTGCTATCGTGGATCGTCGTCCAGCTGCCGCCGGCCGGCAGCATGGAGCCCGAGCGGGTCGAGGCGTTCACGCTGCTGATGAGCAGCACGTGGCGCATCTGGGCGGGCGGGATCGCCGCCTATGGCCTGTCGCAGATCCTCAACGTCACCCTGTTCGACGTGCTGAAGCGCGGCGAGGGCAGGCTCCTCTGGCTGCGCGCGGGCGTCGCGAGCGTGCTGAGCCAGGTGCTCGACACGCTGATCTTCGTCACCGTCGCCTTTTACGGCGTGTTCCCGATCGGTCAGCTGCTCGTGGGGCAGATGCTGGCCAAGGTCGTGCTGTCGATCGTGCTGGTGCCGCCGCTCATCTATCTCTTCGTCGGGCTCGGTCGCCGGCTCGACGCCAAGGACCTGGCCGCATGA
- the argB gene encoding acetylglutamate kinase, translating into MTNHAPDPALLAKAETLTEALPYLQRYAGKTFVIKYGGHAMGDPELARDFAEDVVLLKAVGINPVVVHGGGPQIGAMLKRLGVESQFVGGLRVTDAATAEVAEMVLAGKINKEIVAWIDAAGGRAIGISGKDARLVIAEKVQRSEPDLNSGIERHVDLGFVGDPVAVDPSILTMLADQNVIPVVAPVALGLDGHTYNINADTMAGAIASAIGASRFFLLTDVAGVLDKDGELQTDLDPQRIAELKADGTISGGMIPKVETCVNAVEAGVDAAVILDGRVPHGMLLEIFTRRGAGTLVRR; encoded by the coding sequence ATGACCAACCACGCCCCCGATCCCGCGCTGCTCGCCAAGGCGGAGACGCTGACCGAGGCGCTGCCTTATCTCCAGCGCTATGCCGGCAAGACCTTCGTCATCAAATATGGCGGCCACGCGATGGGCGATCCGGAGCTCGCGCGCGACTTCGCCGAGGACGTGGTGCTGCTGAAGGCGGTCGGCATCAACCCCGTCGTCGTTCATGGCGGCGGGCCGCAGATCGGCGCGATGCTGAAGCGGCTGGGCGTCGAGTCGCAGTTCGTCGGCGGTCTGCGCGTCACCGATGCCGCGACCGCCGAGGTCGCGGAGATGGTCCTCGCCGGCAAGATTAACAAGGAGATCGTCGCCTGGATCGACGCCGCGGGCGGCCGCGCGATCGGCATCTCGGGCAAGGATGCGCGGCTGGTCATCGCCGAGAAGGTCCAGCGGTCCGAGCCCGACCTGAATTCTGGGATCGAGCGGCATGTCGACCTGGGCTTCGTCGGCGATCCCGTCGCGGTCGATCCGTCGATCCTGACGATGTTGGCCGACCAGAACGTGATCCCGGTGGTCGCGCCGGTCGCGCTGGGGCTGGACGGGCACACCTACAACATCAATGCCGACACGATGGCGGGCGCGATCGCCAGCGCGATCGGCGCCTCGCGCTTCTTCCTGCTCACCGACGTTGCGGGCGTGCTCGACAAGGATGGCGAGCTCCAGACCGACCTGGACCCACAGCGCATCGCCGAATTGAAGGCCGACGGCACGATCTCGGGCGGGATGATCCCCAAGGTCGAGACGTGTGTGAACGCTGTCGAGGCGGGGGTGGATGCCGCGGTCATCCTCGACGGCCGGGTGCCGCACGGGATGCTGCTGGAGATCTTCACCCGCCGCGGCGCAGGGACGCTGGTCAGGCGGTAA